A single genomic interval of Caballeronia sp. SL2Y3 harbors:
- a CDS encoding YihY/virulence factor BrkB family protein, with protein MNKTTARDSTSLMSRAMAWPVRTFKRFSADRSAPMAASIAFYSAFSLAPTLVMVIAVAGLVFGEEAARGQIFHQVSGMLGKDAAASVQTIVEHAHRSGGGGIAAVISFVLLAVGASATFSSLNTALSVVWPAENKEKSGVATLVKVRLISFGLVMGVAFLLIISLVLDTAVQAAGKWVFGESPLVIVGDVLQFLVGLVILSCAFAALMKYLPDGHVAWRDAFVGGTIAAVLFSVGKKLFALYLTHAGTANAFGAAGSLAVLMMWLYFAAAVLLLGAEAAAARAEAREGKPAKESSAADQPGAPAMPAPGTGASNHGSRDGVQGAPHAPVLASAAHAQPVAPAPLPPVPPVPPSTSGTTRTSPWANAVAKGVDTVKANPIRLAIAAAGASLFVFTKGSSRTQGRHHRSVKA; from the coding sequence ATGAACAAGACGACAGCGCGGGATTCCACATCCCTCATGAGCCGGGCGATGGCGTGGCCCGTCCGCACTTTCAAGCGCTTCAGCGCCGACCGCTCCGCGCCGATGGCGGCGAGCATCGCGTTCTACTCGGCCTTCTCGCTCGCGCCGACGCTCGTCATGGTGATCGCCGTGGCCGGGCTCGTCTTCGGCGAGGAAGCCGCGCGCGGGCAGATCTTCCATCAGGTGAGCGGGATGCTCGGCAAGGACGCTGCCGCAAGCGTGCAGACCATCGTCGAGCACGCGCACCGCAGCGGCGGAGGCGGCATCGCGGCAGTCATCTCGTTCGTGCTGCTGGCCGTGGGCGCATCCGCTACGTTTTCGTCGCTCAATACGGCGCTTTCCGTCGTGTGGCCCGCCGAGAACAAAGAGAAGTCGGGCGTCGCCACGCTCGTCAAGGTGCGGCTGATTTCCTTCGGCCTCGTGATGGGCGTCGCGTTCCTGTTGATCATCTCGCTCGTGCTGGATACGGCGGTGCAGGCGGCCGGCAAATGGGTGTTTGGGGAATCGCCGCTCGTGATCGTCGGGGACGTTTTGCAGTTTCTGGTCGGGCTCGTGATCTTGTCCTGTGCCTTCGCTGCGTTGATGAAATACCTCCCCGACGGCCACGTCGCCTGGCGCGATGCTTTCGTGGGCGGCACGATTGCCGCCGTGCTGTTTTCGGTGGGCAAGAAGCTCTTCGCGCTGTATCTGACGCACGCGGGCACGGCCAACGCATTCGGCGCGGCGGGATCGCTTGCCGTGTTGATGATGTGGCTGTACTTCGCCGCCGCCGTGCTGCTGCTCGGCGCGGAAGCCGCGGCCGCGCGAGCGGAAGCGCGCGAGGGCAAGCCGGCGAAGGAGTCGAGTGCAGCCGATCAGCCGGGCGCGCCCGCGATGCCTGCGCCTGGGACCGGCGCGTCGAATCACGGATCTCGCGATGGCGTTCAAGGCGCGCCGCACGCGCCGGTGCTCGCGAGCGCGGCGCACGCGCAGCCGGTCGCGCCCGCGCCGCTGCCGCCTGTTCCGCCTGTTCCGCCGTCGACGTCGGGCACCACGCGCACGTCGCCGTGGGCGAATGCCGTTGCAAAGGGCGTCGATACGGTGAAGGCCAATCCGATCCGGCTTGCGATCGCGGCTGCGGGCGCGAGTCTCTTTGTGTTCACTAAAGGATCCAGCCGGACGCAGGGGCGGCATCATCGGTCGGTGAAGGCGTAG
- a CDS encoding YbfB/YjiJ family MFS transporter, whose translation MERGAGPRAQPQPASTSASRSHARRLAVALSLGSAIALGFARFAYALLLPPMKLDLGWNFAQAGAMNTANALGYLLGAFAFWRLSQQSAPRTLFVAGCVTTALLMASSGAVTQTNGLLLLRMVTGAASALVFVSGGVLAARLASLSPRDSGLIIGLYYGGTGWGIALSSILVPLTISSDTHGWRYAWFALAAACALCGIAAVWAARRIDSASAQPMAQSGARAAPHRPVRHRRYILALAGYGCFGVGYIGYMTFIVALLRAAGMSATVVSAFYVALGVATVASARVWSGLLDRVRGGQALALLNALLAVATLVPALFAHPVTAFASGLLFGATFLSAVASTTAFVRHNLAVSQWASGINAFTIVFAVGQIVGPTVIGRISDSGGLSRGLVYSAAMLAFGAVLAACQKPLSDPIPPKE comes from the coding sequence ATCGAGAGGGGCGCAGGACCTCGGGCACAGCCGCAGCCGGCGAGCACATCGGCAAGCCGTTCGCACGCGCGGCGGCTCGCCGTCGCCTTGTCGCTCGGCAGCGCGATCGCGCTCGGGTTCGCGCGCTTCGCGTATGCCTTGCTCCTGCCTCCGATGAAGCTCGACCTCGGATGGAACTTCGCGCAGGCCGGCGCGATGAACACGGCCAACGCGCTCGGCTATCTGCTCGGCGCGTTCGCGTTCTGGCGGCTGTCGCAGCAAAGCGCGCCGCGGACGCTCTTCGTCGCAGGCTGCGTCACGACGGCGCTCTTGATGGCATCGAGCGGCGCCGTAACACAGACCAACGGTCTGCTGTTGCTGCGGATGGTCACCGGGGCTGCCAGCGCGCTCGTCTTCGTGAGCGGCGGGGTGCTGGCAGCACGCCTCGCGTCGCTTTCACCTCGCGATTCGGGACTCATCATCGGCCTGTATTACGGCGGCACGGGTTGGGGCATCGCGCTTTCGTCGATCCTCGTCCCGCTGACGATATCGTCCGATACGCACGGCTGGCGCTACGCGTGGTTCGCGCTGGCGGCAGCGTGCGCCCTATGCGGGATCGCCGCCGTGTGGGCCGCGCGGCGTATCGACTCCGCGTCCGCGCAGCCGATGGCACAAAGCGGAGCGCGGGCAGCGCCACATCGACCGGTCCGGCACAGGCGCTATATCCTCGCGCTTGCGGGATACGGCTGCTTCGGCGTCGGCTATATCGGCTACATGACCTTTATCGTTGCCCTGCTGCGTGCGGCGGGCATGAGTGCCACTGTCGTCAGCGCCTTCTATGTCGCGCTCGGCGTGGCGACGGTCGCGTCGGCGCGTGTGTGGTCTGGACTGCTCGACCGGGTGCGCGGCGGTCAGGCGCTCGCGTTGCTCAACGCGCTGCTCGCCGTGGCGACGCTCGTCCCCGCCCTGTTCGCGCATCCGGTGACCGCGTTCGCTTCCGGCCTGCTGTTCGGCGCGACGTTTTTATCCGCCGTGGCGTCGACGACAGCCTTCGTCCGGCACAACCTGGCTGTGAGCCAATGGGCAAGCGGCATCAACGCCTTCACCATCGTCTTCGCGGTCGGTCAGATCGTCGGTCCGACGGTGATCGGGCGCATATCCGATAGCGGCGGACTGAGTCGCGGTCTCGTCTACTCCGCGGCGATGCTTGCATTCGGTGCTGTCCTCGCGGCGTGCCAGAAGCCGCTTAGCGACCCAATCCCGCCGAAAGAGTGA
- a CDS encoding M20 family metallopeptidase, with translation MTRDTALQIADRYFQSGAFLDDLQRRVAYRTESQEADSAARLMAYLTEELTPTLTMWGFRCRVVENPAAGAGPFLVAHRHEGDDLPTVLTYGHGDVVRGYDAQWREGLSPWSVTVDGDRWYGRGTADNKGQHSINLAALKAVLDARGGKLGFNLKLLFETGEEVGSPGLFAVCEQLRDELAADALIASDGPRLAADRPTMFLGSRGVINFRLEVKLRDGAHHSGNWGGLLRNPGIVLANAIATMVDENGKILIEGLRPPPIPDSVIRALADITVGGNPGEPEVDADYGEPGLTPAERVFGWNNIEVLAFRTGNPDKPVNAIPATAFAHMQIRFVVGTDWRNLQQIVRDHLDAHGFPMVDVEVERGMPATRVDPDNPWVKWALRSLTQTTGMRPVLLPNLGGTLPNDVFADVLGMPTLWVPHSYPGCSQHAPDEHLLGSVANEGLRIMTGLFWDLGTREGDAANGNPADHLPRKTNGGLRHE, from the coding sequence GTGACCCGCGACACCGCCCTTCAGATTGCCGACCGCTACTTTCAGTCCGGCGCTTTTCTCGACGACTTGCAGCGGCGCGTCGCGTATCGCACCGAAAGTCAGGAGGCCGACAGCGCCGCGCGGCTCATGGCTTATCTCACCGAGGAACTGACGCCGACGCTCACGATGTGGGGCTTTCGCTGCCGCGTGGTCGAGAATCCTGCGGCCGGCGCAGGTCCGTTTCTGGTCGCGCATCGTCACGAAGGCGACGACCTGCCGACGGTCCTGACCTACGGCCACGGCGATGTCGTGCGCGGCTACGACGCTCAGTGGCGCGAAGGCTTGTCGCCGTGGAGCGTGACGGTCGACGGCGACCGCTGGTACGGCCGCGGCACCGCCGACAACAAAGGGCAGCACAGCATCAACCTCGCCGCGTTGAAGGCGGTGCTCGACGCGCGCGGCGGCAAGCTCGGCTTCAATCTGAAGCTGCTCTTCGAGACCGGCGAGGAAGTCGGCTCGCCCGGCCTTTTCGCCGTTTGCGAGCAGTTGCGCGATGAACTGGCCGCCGACGCGCTGATCGCCTCCGACGGCCCGCGCCTCGCCGCCGACCGCCCGACCATGTTCCTGGGCTCGCGCGGCGTCATCAATTTCCGGCTCGAGGTGAAGCTGCGCGACGGCGCGCATCACTCGGGCAACTGGGGCGGCCTGCTGCGCAATCCGGGCATCGTGCTCGCCAACGCCATTGCCACGATGGTCGACGAGAACGGCAAGATTCTGATCGAAGGCTTGCGTCCGCCGCCCATTCCGGATTCAGTGATTCGCGCGCTAGCGGACATCACCGTCGGCGGCAATCCGGGCGAACCGGAAGTGGACGCGGATTACGGCGAGCCGGGCCTCACGCCCGCCGAGCGCGTGTTCGGGTGGAACAACATCGAAGTGCTGGCCTTTCGCACGGGCAATCCCGACAAGCCGGTGAACGCCATTCCCGCGACCGCGTTCGCGCATATGCAGATCCGCTTCGTGGTCGGTACGGACTGGCGCAATTTGCAGCAGATCGTGCGCGATCACCTCGATGCGCACGGCTTCCCGATGGTCGATGTCGAAGTGGAGCGCGGCATGCCCGCGACGCGCGTCGATCCGGACAATCCGTGGGTCAAGTGGGCGCTGCGCTCGCTCACGCAAACCACGGGCATGCGGCCCGTGCTGTTGCCGAATCTCGGCGGCACGCTCCCGAACGACGTCTTCGCCGATGTGCTCGGCATGCCGACGCTGTGGGTGCCGCATTCGTATCCCGGCTGTTCGCAACATGCGCCGGACGAGCACTTGCTCGGGTCGGTCGCGAACGAAGGTCTGCGCATCATGACGGGCCTTTTCTGGGATCTCGGCACGCGCGAAGGCGATGCCGCCAACGGCAATCCCGCCGACCATCTGCCGCGCAAGACGAACGGAGGGCTTCGCCATGAGTGA
- a CDS encoding LysR family transcriptional regulator: MDQTALRYFLEVARSGSLSKASERLFVAVSALSRQIAKIEEQMGTPLFERRPRGMVLTEAGRLLANHARRSQLEDERVIDEIRGLSASGRATIRIAASEGVAPDFLPQAFAHFLTTHPRAHFHLDVSAPSIATQRVRDGSHDIAVCFSMAPEQDVHVHYAQRAPVYALMRRDHPLASREAVSLADLHAWPLAMHSQGVTLRQLFDIACSLEGLVFEPVFVGNYHMALQSFVRLTDAITLTGYLTVRSRLGAEGFAAVPISNPELHQRTLQIQTMAGRTLPQPVAAFVALLKDAIEDPAIIDRNSRCSS, translated from the coding sequence ATGGACCAGACGGCTTTACGCTATTTCCTCGAAGTCGCTCGCAGCGGATCGCTCAGCAAGGCGTCCGAGCGGCTCTTCGTCGCGGTGTCCGCGCTCAGCCGGCAGATCGCGAAGATCGAGGAGCAAATGGGCACGCCGCTTTTCGAGCGACGCCCGCGCGGCATGGTGCTGACCGAAGCCGGCCGCCTGCTCGCCAACCACGCGCGCCGCAGTCAACTGGAAGACGAGCGCGTGATCGACGAGATTCGCGGACTGAGCGCGAGCGGCCGCGCGACCATTCGCATCGCGGCTTCGGAAGGCGTGGCGCCCGACTTTCTGCCGCAAGCCTTCGCGCATTTTCTGACGACGCATCCGCGTGCGCACTTTCACCTCGACGTCTCCGCGCCGTCCATCGCGACGCAGCGCGTGCGCGACGGCTCGCACGACATCGCCGTGTGCTTCAGCATGGCGCCCGAGCAGGACGTGCACGTGCATTACGCGCAACGCGCGCCGGTTTATGCGCTGATGCGGCGCGACCATCCGCTCGCATCGCGCGAAGCGGTGTCGCTCGCGGACCTGCATGCATGGCCGCTTGCAATGCATAGTCAGGGCGTGACGCTTCGACAACTCTTCGACATCGCGTGCAGTCTCGAAGGACTCGTGTTCGAGCCGGTCTTCGTCGGCAATTACCACATGGCGCTGCAAAGCTTCGTGCGGCTCACGGACGCCATCACGCTCACCGGCTATCTCACGGTGCGCAGCCGTCTTGGCGCGGAGGGCTTCGCCGCCGTGCCGATCTCGAACCCCGAACTGCATCAACGCACGCTGCAAATTCAGACGATGGCAGGACGCACGCTGCCGCAGCCAGTGGCGGCATTCGTCGCTCTGCTGAAGGACGCGATCGAAGACCCCGCGATCATCGACAGGAATAGCCGTTGCTCTAGCTGA
- a CDS encoding serine hydrolase, protein MNEALQRAIQFSVDHESTWDRQVHGNWGVHVNDPPPWNRLLGPVHDRGPVSGALAVDGRVITTWGEPDRADLTFSIAKTYLALLAGVAHDRGLLPDPDEAVRVRVPGIGFDDPHNVPITWTHLLQQTSEWQGECFGLSDQADHYRAVTFGEPPAGKKGELRPLRTPGTYWEYNDVRINQLSLALLHLFRKPLPDVFGDAIARPLALSDNWNWAGYDHAWVGIDGKRMQSVPGGTHWGGGMSISANDQLKIAQMLLDDGVRDGKRVLSSEWIARMRTPCPLASFYGYLVWLNTGRKMFPGVPETSYFGIGAGSSFMWIEPESRIALIVRWLDSAHAAEFFGLMFEALRESSGAVQV, encoded by the coding sequence ATGAATGAAGCATTGCAGCGTGCGATCCAGTTTTCCGTCGATCACGAATCGACTTGGGATCGGCAAGTACACGGCAACTGGGGCGTGCACGTGAACGATCCGCCGCCGTGGAACCGGCTGCTCGGGCCGGTGCATGATCGCGGGCCGGTGTCGGGCGCGCTTGCCGTCGATGGCCGCGTGATCACGACGTGGGGCGAGCCGGACCGCGCGGACCTGACGTTCAGCATCGCGAAGACGTATCTCGCGCTGCTCGCGGGCGTCGCGCATGATCGCGGGTTGCTGCCGGATCCGGACGAAGCGGTGCGCGTGCGTGTGCCGGGCATTGGCTTCGACGATCCGCATAACGTGCCGATCACGTGGACGCATCTGCTTCAGCAAACCAGCGAATGGCAGGGCGAGTGCTTCGGGCTTTCGGATCAAGCCGACCACTACCGCGCGGTGACGTTCGGCGAGCCGCCCGCCGGCAAGAAGGGCGAACTGCGGCCGTTGCGCACGCCCGGCACGTATTGGGAGTACAACGACGTCCGCATCAATCAGCTTTCGCTTGCGCTGCTGCATCTGTTCCGGAAGCCGTTGCCCGATGTGTTCGGTGATGCCATTGCGCGACCACTGGCCTTAAGCGACAACTGGAACTGGGCGGGCTATGACCACGCGTGGGTCGGAATTGACGGCAAGCGCATGCAGTCGGTGCCGGGCGGCACGCATTGGGGCGGCGGGATGTCGATCAGCGCCAACGATCAATTGAAGATCGCGCAGATGCTGCTGGATGATGGCGTGCGTGATGGCAAGCGCGTGCTCTCATCGGAGTGGATCGCGCGGATGCGCACGCCCTGCCCGCTCGCGTCGTTCTATGGCTACCTGGTCTGGCTCAACACCGGGCGAAAGATGTTTCCGGGGGTGCCGGAGACGAGCTACTTCGGCATCGGCGCGGGAAGCTCGTTCATGTGGATCGAGCCCGAATCGCGGATCGCGTTGATCGTGCGATGGCTCGACTCGGCGCACGCGGCGGAGTTCTTTGGGTTGATGTTCGAGGCGTTGAGGGAGTCGAGCGGCGCGGTGCAGGTTTGA
- a CDS encoding ParB/RepB/Spo0J family partition protein translates to MSNNIREQLMAKTANLPKPADFKGESKKDRNARGPQTMPGITSALAAAQLRIQELESKGVETEIPLDAIVPNPWQPRRQFNEAKLSELARSIDEVGLLQAVTVRRIGDSFQLVAGERRLRAHKLINKGTIRAVVIECSDQDMAALALMENVTRDDLSDYEIAIAIRRAEAEFPNRTRLAEAMGISRSDLYRFLAFDALPDFVKRDLDLTPSVLGASSAQDVANALKKSGEAGLKALQELWPQVLSGDLVQTKLAASLGAHISRGGAPTDAGGRSILKIFAGKVQAGSITKDVKGLTFKFKAGVVTEEQENQLREHIGKMFSIRSE, encoded by the coding sequence GTGAGTAACAACATTAGAGAACAACTCATGGCCAAGACGGCCAACCTTCCGAAGCCGGCCGATTTTAAAGGCGAGTCGAAGAAGGATCGTAATGCGCGCGGCCCGCAGACGATGCCGGGCATCACGAGCGCGCTCGCAGCGGCGCAGCTTCGGATTCAGGAGTTGGAGTCTAAGGGCGTCGAGACGGAAATTCCACTCGACGCGATCGTGCCGAATCCGTGGCAACCGCGTCGTCAGTTCAATGAGGCGAAGCTGTCGGAGCTGGCGCGCTCCATTGATGAGGTGGGATTGCTACAGGCGGTCACGGTTCGCCGCATCGGCGATTCGTTTCAGCTTGTGGCGGGTGAGCGTCGACTGCGCGCACACAAGCTCATCAATAAAGGGACGATCCGGGCAGTCGTCATCGAATGTTCTGATCAGGACATGGCGGCGCTTGCGCTGATGGAAAACGTCACCCGCGACGATCTGTCGGATTATGAGATCGCTATTGCAATCCGTCGAGCGGAAGCGGAGTTTCCGAACCGCACGCGTTTGGCTGAGGCGATGGGCATCTCGCGCAGCGACCTCTATCGGTTCCTGGCCTTCGACGCGTTGCCTGATTTTGTGAAGCGCGACCTCGATTTGACGCCTTCTGTTTTGGGAGCGTCGTCGGCGCAAGACGTGGCGAATGCATTGAAGAAGTCGGGCGAGGCGGGGTTGAAAGCGCTTCAGGAACTATGGCCGCAAGTATTGTCGGGCGACTTGGTGCAGACGAAACTCGCCGCAAGCTTGGGCGCGCACATCAGCCGGGGCGGTGCGCCTACGGACGCTGGAGGGCGCAGCATCTTGAAGATTTTTGCCGGGAAGGTGCAGGCCGGGAGCATCACCAAAGACGTCAAGGGGCTGACGTTCAAATTCAAAGCAGGGGTGGTGACGGAGGAGCAGGAGAACCAACTCAGAGAGCATATAGGGAAAATGTTCTCGATCAGATCCGAATGA
- a CDS encoding replication initiation protein, with protein sequence MDNQDFTVTPQQLALDIYEDMSGQGAAICEATRDIGFLRNNIFTRVGGLGIAARRVLDAAYFIVATKAPDELIDDKVYTFTADVNYFKWLMRYDSRNHSHLIAQMRAAARARVEIMTAPSIEELTEKDSWGTISLLGDCYIERNVVCVLLSGRVIKYLISPYKAHWLSLRASTAFSLSLARAIYDRLIPCEGHGVTEWFPFEEVLEWPGKVGESRKEVKEFKKRFLEPAIDQLNEVSDFDVSWEANADRATRDKLKIRFRFTKKQGADAARAGIADEMYLLLHNEFAFDTPDFERLAKRRDVWTDERLEQAIEYTRFKLNEGKVTVSPRGYLFKALEGNYRIGDADRKMAAIKARQLEEEKKGRRERDAAQAQLEATIQAQNDSAKAKLSEENRAGREFFEAADAQSRKELCHSFVSQLIPQRLIEKQGLSRESLSADNILTVNRVVADAFCSHVYIKMKKARSG encoded by the coding sequence ATGGACAATCAAGATTTCACCGTCACGCCTCAGCAACTTGCGCTGGACATCTACGAAGACATGTCCGGACAAGGCGCGGCTATCTGCGAGGCGACGCGCGATATCGGTTTTCTGCGGAACAACATTTTCACGCGGGTAGGCGGTCTCGGAATCGCCGCGCGGCGCGTGCTCGACGCGGCCTATTTCATCGTTGCGACCAAAGCGCCCGACGAACTGATCGACGACAAGGTCTATACCTTCACCGCCGACGTGAACTACTTTAAGTGGCTGATGCGTTACGACAGTCGCAACCACAGTCACCTGATCGCGCAGATGAGAGCGGCCGCCCGCGCGCGCGTCGAAATCATGACGGCGCCGTCCATCGAGGAACTGACGGAGAAGGACTCGTGGGGCACCATCAGCTTGCTCGGTGACTGCTATATCGAGCGCAACGTTGTGTGCGTGCTGCTTTCGGGGCGCGTCATCAAGTATCTGATCAGCCCTTACAAGGCGCACTGGCTGAGCTTGCGCGCCTCCACGGCCTTTTCGCTATCGCTCGCACGCGCGATCTATGACCGGCTGATCCCATGCGAAGGTCACGGCGTGACCGAATGGTTCCCGTTCGAAGAGGTGCTCGAATGGCCGGGCAAGGTCGGCGAGTCGCGCAAGGAAGTCAAGGAGTTCAAGAAACGGTTTCTGGAGCCGGCTATCGACCAACTCAATGAAGTCTCGGACTTCGACGTGAGCTGGGAGGCCAACGCGGACCGCGCCACGCGCGACAAGCTCAAGATCCGCTTTCGCTTCACGAAGAAGCAGGGCGCGGATGCGGCGCGGGCGGGCATCGCCGACGAAATGTATCTCCTGTTGCACAACGAATTCGCGTTCGACACGCCGGACTTCGAACGCCTCGCCAAGCGTCGCGATGTATGGACGGACGAACGTCTTGAACAGGCGATCGAATACACGCGTTTCAAGCTGAACGAAGGCAAGGTCACCGTGAGCCCGCGCGGCTACCTCTTCAAGGCGCTGGAAGGCAATTACCGTATCGGCGATGCGGACCGCAAGATGGCCGCGATCAAGGCGAGACAACTCGAAGAAGAGAAGAAAGGTCGGCGCGAGCGCGACGCCGCGCAGGCGCAACTCGAAGCGACCATTCAGGCGCAGAACGATTCCGCGAAAGCGAAGCTCAGCGAAGAAAACAGGGCGGGGCGGGAGTTCTTCGAGGCCGCGGACGCGCAGTCGCGTAAGGAACTGTGCCATTCGTTCGTCAGCCAGTTGATTCCGCAACGGCTCATCGAGAAGCAGGGCCTCTCGCGGGAATCGTTGAGCGCGGACAACATTCTGACGGTCAATCGCGTCGTCGCCGATGCGTTCTGCTCGCACGTGTACATCAAGATGAAGAAAGCGCGGTCGGGCTGA
- a CDS encoding MFS transporter: MSDSATISTSPKAHGKERGVARLIVATSIGNALEFYDLVVYGYFAGTLSKLFFPTQDHTVSLLLTLGTFALSYLARPVGALVLGSYSDRRGRKASLTLSIAMMTLGTAMVALMPTYATIGLAAPVLIFVSRLLQGFSAGGEFGSSTAFLVEHAPERSGFMSSWQFSSQGASTLLASLFGAVLTGSLTPAQLEGWGWRIPFLFGVLIGPIGLYIRRRIDETPEFEHAEKVASPVRELLATQKERLLVSIGSLVLTTTANYMLLYMPTYAARQLGLAPSSGFIATLTAGFIMMVLVPVVGHLSDKYGRTRIMLITGVIFFLTVYPAFMFMNAHPSLPTLLAAVIWVALLKATYFAPIPALMSELFPTATRTTGMAFGYNIGTTVFGGFTPLAVASLIALTHNNLAPGLYLMIAAVVSLFTLVWARKRLAVR, from the coding sequence ATGAGTGATTCCGCCACGATTTCGACGTCGCCGAAAGCGCACGGCAAGGAGCGCGGCGTCGCACGACTGATCGTCGCGACGTCGATCGGCAACGCGCTGGAGTTCTACGATCTCGTCGTGTACGGCTATTTCGCCGGGACCTTGTCGAAGCTCTTCTTTCCGACGCAGGATCACACGGTATCGCTCTTGCTCACGCTCGGCACGTTCGCGCTCTCGTATCTCGCGCGGCCGGTCGGCGCGCTCGTGCTCGGCTCGTACAGCGACCGCCGCGGGCGCAAGGCATCGCTCACGCTCTCCATCGCGATGATGACGCTCGGCACCGCGATGGTCGCGCTGATGCCGACCTACGCGACCATCGGGCTCGCCGCGCCGGTGCTGATCTTCGTCTCGCGGCTGTTACAGGGCTTCTCCGCGGGCGGCGAGTTCGGCAGCTCGACGGCGTTTCTCGTCGAGCACGCGCCAGAGCGCAGCGGCTTCATGTCGAGTTGGCAGTTTTCAAGTCAGGGCGCGAGCACGTTGCTCGCGTCGCTGTTCGGCGCGGTGCTGACCGGCTCGCTGACGCCCGCGCAGCTCGAAGGCTGGGGCTGGCGCATTCCGTTTTTGTTCGGTGTACTAATCGGACCGATCGGTCTTTATATCCGGCGACGCATCGACGAAACGCCCGAGTTCGAGCACGCGGAGAAAGTGGCGTCGCCCGTGCGCGAACTGCTCGCGACGCAGAAGGAGCGCCTGCTCGTGTCGATCGGATCGCTCGTGCTGACGACGACCGCCAACTACATGCTGCTTTACATGCCGACGTATGCCGCGCGGCAGCTGGGACTCGCGCCCTCCTCCGGCTTCATCGCGACCTTGACGGCCGGGTTCATCATGATGGTGCTCGTGCCGGTGGTCGGGCATCTCTCGGACAAGTACGGGCGCACACGCATCATGCTGATCACCGGCGTGATCTTCTTCCTGACCGTCTATCCGGCGTTCATGTTCATGAACGCGCATCCGTCGCTGCCGACGCTGCTCGCTGCCGTGATCTGGGTCGCGCTCCTCAAGGCGACGTACTTCGCGCCGATTCCCGCGCTGATGTCCGAGCTTTTCCCGACCGCCACGCGCACGACCGGCATGGCATTCGGCTACAACATCGGCACGACAGTGTTCGGCGGCTTCACGCCGCTGGCGGTGGCGTCGCTCATCGCGTTGACGCATAACAATCTCGCGCCGGGCCTGTATCTGATGATCGCGGCGGTCGTGAGTCTCTTCACGCTTGTCTGGGCGCGAAAGCGCCTGGCTGTGCGTTGA
- a CDS encoding ParA family protein, producing the protein MANVGSLPMEDRKVSLREVAEFADNLEPFSDNLREQILAPRPRKTAPFYTISELAEMCNLTRQQIQYLVTKGEGGLPSGTLNGNGRSRTFTLPEVRLWVKMASDIYQTRLDDADGTFRGKVLTTAQLKGGSAKTTTTVCLAQALTLLGRKVLLIDLDPQASASELCGLYAEKEISGDDTVLPYIYDQNVEGGLGASVQSTYWDGLDIIPGHTFLYGAEFLLPARQKTIQGYRFWAVLREGLEPLRAQYDYILIDTSPSLSYMNLNALLAADALVMPMIPENLDFISSLAFWRLFSDVAEDFLPYEEDKVYDFISILLSKVDYGKTSSAPVVRQWAQSAYGRWLDPFEIPASSVMSGGALSFSTALDVVSTHSTAKSLQRVRQPMMQYAKWLDDMFVKSWKEAA; encoded by the coding sequence ATGGCCAACGTAGGCAGCTTACCAATGGAAGATCGCAAGGTGTCGCTTCGGGAAGTCGCGGAGTTTGCGGATAACCTCGAACCGTTTTCGGACAATCTTCGCGAGCAGATTCTTGCGCCCCGCCCGCGCAAGACTGCACCCTTCTACACCATCAGCGAACTCGCCGAGATGTGCAATCTGACTCGACAGCAGATTCAGTATCTGGTGACCAAGGGCGAAGGCGGCTTGCCGAGCGGCACGCTCAACGGCAACGGCCGCAGCCGGACTTTCACGCTGCCCGAGGTTCGTCTGTGGGTGAAGATGGCGTCCGATATCTATCAGACTAGGCTCGATGATGCCGACGGCACGTTCCGCGGCAAGGTTCTCACAACGGCCCAGTTGAAAGGCGGCTCGGCGAAGACTACGACAACGGTCTGCCTCGCGCAAGCGCTGACGCTGCTCGGTCGAAAGGTCTTACTGATCGATCTGGATCCGCAGGCGTCGGCGTCGGAACTGTGTGGACTGTACGCCGAGAAGGAAATCTCGGGAGACGACACCGTGCTCCCTTATATCTACGACCAGAACGTCGAGGGCGGACTGGGCGCGAGCGTGCAGTCGACTTACTGGGATGGCCTTGACATTATTCCCGGCCATACCTTTTTATACGGAGCGGAGTTCCTTCTCCCCGCGCGGCAGAAAACGATCCAGGGCTATCGTTTCTGGGCGGTCTTGCGCGAAGGCCTCGAGCCGCTGCGCGCGCAGTACGACTACATTCTGATCGATACGTCGCCGTCGCTGTCGTACATGAACCTTAATGCGTTGCTGGCCGCCGACGCGCTCGTCATGCCGATGATTCCAGAGAACCTGGACTTCATCAGCTCGTTGGCATTCTGGCGGCTTTTCTCGGATGTCGCTGAAGACTTCCTGCCGTACGAAGAAGACAAGGTGTACGACTTCATTTCGATTCTGCTGTCGAAGGTCGACTACGGTAAAACCTCGTCGGCGCCGGTCGTCCGACAGTGGGCGCAGAGTGCCTACGGACGCTGGCTCGATCCGTTCGAGATTCCGGCGAGTTCCGTGATGAGCGGCGGAGCGTTGTCGTTCTCGACGGCGCTTGATGTCGTCAGCACGCACTCGACGGCCAAGTCGCTGCAACGGGTCAGACAGCCGATGATGCAGTATGCGAAGTGGCTCGACGATATGTTCGTTAAATCCTGGAAGGAGGCGGCGTGA